The DNA segment GCCACATACTGTATAGAGGTCTTGTAAGCATTTGGAACCTTTATAAGAATCACCTGGAACAGGTTTAAGGTTGGAAAGTCTGTTTTGTTTCCTGGTATTTTAACTGGAATTTTGGTTCCATGGaatgtaccatccatccattatccaacccgctgaatccgaacactgggccacaggggtctgctggaccataaatttaaatttctaatggattaagaaggtttattatattaaaacaagagaaagaatggatctactaggagaatgaggacctgaccagactccaagatcaggctgtttttaatgagttttcacacatttgctatatggttgcaagacatggatgctatacagtgacctgagacaaagactggactcagTGTCTCATCAGAGAATCCCTGGCTACTGCTGCtttgactttgtattgaatgAACAGTTGCTCACTGCatcccaaataaggcacattacctgcattgtgtgggagAATCAGTtgtggcactacggccatgtgataGGATGCCTCgaaggtgatctggctcacaggatcctcattgttgaggacccgagtggctggaccagaccaaggagacgcccacgtaacacctggctgtggcagatagatggtcattgcTGGGGGGTGGCTACTCATAATTATAACTGTTGGACTATTACACAAAATCTGAAATGATAAACTCTTAAATTCAATTCAAGCTACTTACAAGCCTTGAATGCATAGCAAATAGTGATTAGCAAAACAATCAGctcaaaatgtaaagttttgctccaaaaaaaaattaaaaattgctaAACAAAGAAGTGTTTCTCAACCAGCAAATTTCATATCTTGGGAAAATGAATTCTAGTGCAGAGTGTGGCAATTTGACAGTGGCTAGAGAGCACTTACCCGCAAACATTTGGAAGGTGCTACTCCACTACTAAAATCTATTGacctgggtgtgtggtcaccagGAAGTTTCTGGAAGGATCTTGGTTTGGAACAgcgtaagatgcagaggacagaaagatatggaagaagatgatccgctgtggcaacccctaacaggagcagccaaaagaagaagaagaatggagcTGGGGAACATGAGGGCATAAGAGGTTACCACTAACCCCACATAAATGTAGACAGGTGGAACCAGTAGTATGAATGTGCAGGGAGGTAGTACATTAAAGTTTGTAGAACTGGCATAAATGGAACCGTGAAAAATTGAGCTGGTAACAGCAGTACTGGAAGACCACCAAGGAAGAAGACTGCAGtttcagccaatgaataagcCTTAGGAAGCAATATTTCTTCTGTCtctagaaacttaaaaaaaaaaacactttagtttTGCAATTAGGAAATCGCATGATAAAATTGTTTTAGGAGCAATTTTGAAAAACTGTATGAAATGAAACTtacctgttttgctcatcactttttccaactTTATAATAAGTCACAAATATTATCTCATCATTCTTATATGATGGAGCTAGAAAAATTGAAGAGCTCCTACTTAAGcaagttactgaaaatcagaAGGGACAGCCAGATCTGCTTGCACACTGATAAGACCTGCACCACCCACTGTATACTGATTCCCAGACGTGTGACACTTGTTCTCAGTTGTTTTCTCTATAtggtcaaaaatatgaaaaaagtacaGTGGTTGTACAGTGGtacattttttctccatttatagtGAGGATTACTTAGAAGCtgaacaaaaagtgaaaatgtttaataatcTGTTAACACCTTACAATGACTTTCATCATTTGCATTTGTAAACCTTTACTATGGATAGTTTCAGTTTGAGATTTGGCACTGAATAAAGATctgcaactatccatccatccatccattttccaacccgtgaatccaaacacagggtcacgggggtctgctggagccaatcccagccaacacagggcaggaaccaatcccgggcagggtgccaacccaccgcaggacacacacacaaacacacccacacactagggccaatttagaattgccaatccacctaacctgcatgtctttggactgtgggaggaaaccggagctcccggaggaaacccacacagacacagggagaacatacaaactacatatacacgcagggaggacccgggaagcgaacccaggtcccccaactgcgaggcagcagtgctacccactgcgccaccatgccgcccgatctgcaactaatgaataaataataagtaaagatGTAAAGCCTTACATGATGGTTGTTAATGActgattaattaaaattattatattgaCACATAACTATTTGAACTACATAGATTAATATAATGATTAACTGATTATCAGTTTAATAGCTTTCATTGATAGTCATTATTAAGTGATAATTTTGTAACTAATTCCTTGTGAACTATCGACATTTGAGTTTCAAATGGAACATGGACACATTTAATTAATACAACACAAGTGGATATCTAGAGAGTATTAATGGAAACCAGAAGTGTACCAATGGTCACCCTGATAAAATATCACCTACTCAGAATACAGTGTCTAGTTAGTAAAGAAGGTCATTTGAAAAGCATGTTTTTCTCTTCCAATGTACAGGACCCATCTTACTAAATTAGCTGGTTAGCATCCCAATGGGGCAACATGACTAAAATAATTCTTGATTGTCATGTGCACTCTGACACACCTTTGCTCTTGATAGGTATTTCAAAGAAGGAAAAACCTAGACGAGACACCAGTATACTACATGGCACACTCACATGCAAGCACCTAATACATAGTTAAAAAAACTAGAAAACCAGGGTAACAACCtagaagacacggggagaacatgtaaaaatCTTAACCCAGGACTCCAGTATTCTTAATTATTGTAAGTAGGATGGAATATGACTTTAATGTTGTTGCtaattattcctcttttcatttttatacctACTTTTTTCCAATACAGGACTGAAGGAATTCACAGCTCATCCTTGGGGAAACAGGACTCTGAATGATATGGCAAACTGAAACTCACACCCACTGCCCCACACACAGGCACCAATTTAAAAGTTGGAGGAAACAGTGTAACTGAAGAATTGCCACTCAAGCTTAAGGAGTATGCTCAACGTTCAGACTATGATGGTGCTGGGTAATGAAGTCATCCTCCTTGAGTACTGATGCAGAAGTGCTGATGACTGTACCATAATGCGacactttaaactttaaaatacaaAGAATCTTAATAGGATTTCTTACTACACCTTGCTTCTCTTTTATATCAGATAATTAGTAAATGTTTCTTTTCAAGACAATCAACACATATAAATGATTCTTACAAAGCATACTGTTCACTATTGTTGATGTCAGGTCACTTCCAAGTTCATTTACAAAGTGGTTCTTCCTAGAAGAAcctgtggctgaaggtttttgttgcCCCCAGCCTACCAACATGAAGCTACCTTGAGCATGTGGTGGAGCCTCTTGTCAAGTTTTTGCACTTGCATACGTATTCCTGCATTTAACAGGGTTACTTTCCAAATACTGACACAGATTTGTCTTATTTTTCAGATCACAACTGCATTTATACCATTAATTTTTGGTCAGTTTGCATTTATGCTGAAAGTTCCAAAATACATGTGTGAATTACAGGTATTTGTTACTAATGCATTTTTTGAACCTTTATATTTGTTCACATGGGTTAAGGTGATTGAGTCTCCATTCTGGTTACAGCAGGTGCAATACAGGAACCAAAACTGGCCTGGACTACAGTTCATTGTAAGGTACACGCAAGAAAACCCCTCACACTTCCATACATCAGGTCAGTTTAGAATCAGTGATTAAAAATATCACTAACCAATAATCCATTATGAAACAAGGGGTTCATTTCCAGGTCTGAATGTTAAAACTTGATGCCTTTCACGAAGGAGACTACACGCATCCCTGTTTGAATGTCTAGTAATACCGCAGgctttatttttgtacatattactTTATTATAACATCCTCAAGCTTAttaaatccaatttagggtcatggggACCGGCGTCTATTCCAGCGTAATTGGGCACAGGGCAGGACTAGGATggaagtccatcacagagcccagATACCCACACAGTGCCAGTTTTGAACTGTCAGTTAACCTAAACagcacaattttgttttgttttttccacctCAACAGAGTACTCACAGAAATGCCAATGCAGACCCAAAGAGAGCATAAAAACTTCACATGGATACTGACTTGGTGCTGGCTATGAATCCATAAATCCAGATCCAGGAActcagttttaaacatttttggcaagttgttaagaaaaataatttcacacGGATCCAGATGCAAAGTAAACACAGCTTTTAAAATGATAATTGCCATTTGCTTTTAGATGTTAGTCCCTACCAACTGTGAAACCACAAAGAATGATTCAACTTCTTACCAGTTCACTATCTCACATCCATCAACCCATGAAATTTTATACTTTTTCAGTCTCATTACAACAGAACTCATGTTTAAGTATTTCAGGGTAGGCATATGTTAAATAACTGAAAGAGCTACATGGCAagacatgcaaataaataaacattcaaacTGTACTGAAGAAGAAAGTCAAGTTGCCAAgagaattatacattttattattttctgtacaATATATTGATTTTAATATTCTCTAGCATGTAAAAAaggttttaagaaaattacacttAAAATAATCCCCACTATGATACAATCAGATATGGAATCTGTCAAGACTATTATTAATCAGAAAATAGAATTATCATTCAGTTCCATAACGTTCATGACTTAAATAGTGGTGTCATTGGCTTTTTGAAATCAAACAGCCTCGTCATTTTAGTACTACCACAGCACTCCTTCTTATCTGTAAATCTCAATGGATCATCATGGCCGGGAATCAAGTTTTCTCAAATTATTTGGGTTAGTCGATAAAGAtcgtaaacaaacagaaaaacacaacattctCTCTCTTATCTTTCAccacacagaaaataaatatgcaGTGATTTTTGTGCGTTTTTCAGTTTCCTGCTCTTTCACAAAAATGACAGCTCGTGTGATACCGGGAGGAGCACAACTATACTGGTAATagtgcaaataaattaaaaagggaGGCCGTCAGCGCCCGCTGACCACGCCTTACCCAAACCGTTTTAATGTAACAGCAGCTTTTGAGATACTAAAATGAGGATTCGTGTACTTCGATTATATCTTCGCAgaattcgattttttttttttttttttgcagaggtAATGTACGGTTCTCTACCTACAGCACACTATGATGTCGCGCAGCACACGATGGTTGACTGCGGTTGTCAGTGTCCCCAGCCTCCGATTCCGATCTCCTGCTTGTAGCGATTCGTCAGGGTGTTGGCCTTGCGCGTCAGCTTTGACAGCACGCTGTGCAGTCCGTTCAGGTGGAAGTGGAAGAGCTTCTCCAGATTCTCGTCCCCTTCGTCGCCCTCCAGCCCCAGCTTATCCTTCTTGCGCTCGTCTCCCTGCAGGACGCCCCACTCGATGTCGTTGCGGATGGACTTGAGCAGCACGTAATTGCTGTACATGTCCCGTTCAGAGGCGGAGGAGGAAAAGAAGTTGGCCGCTCCACCGTTGCTCACAGGGTTGTTCACCTCATCTTTTCCTTCATACTCCAAAGGCACGTCTCTCAGAAGACTCGGCACCATGACAATTTGGTCCATATTGTTCACCGCTCCGATGAACCTGTTCATTGCATTGAGGAGCGAATGTTTTTGGTTGTGGGATTCTGAGATCTGCATCATTTTGCCTTACTCTCTGTGGAGGTAGAAGATGTGGAGTAGCTTTCGTCTCGCGATCACGACCCAGCTCCTGACAGCACAGCCCTTCCTGTCTTTATCAGTGCCTCGGGGAGAGTAGCTGAAGCAAATGTCCGGAATTCAGTTAGTGTGCTCGGTCGCTTTTGCCACCTTGCAGACACCACTCATGTTTTATTACTCCTTACGGCAGTTTCCATCAAAATGCCCAGCATGGGGCAGCGCTTCTTAAGACTGAAGAGGGTGGTGGAGGATGAGAAGACAAGGGAAAGCCCAAAACGTGCGTCTGTCTAtccagaagaataaaaaaacGAATCGTGCGATGTGTAAAGTGCTTCAGATTAGCTGCCTGTAGCGGTGGATCCGGCCCGATGCAAGCAGGTGCGCTTAAAGATCTTTCTAGCGCCTTCTCTACCACCCTTCCATCGAAGCCGGATACAAATGACCTGAAGTAACACGCAAGGCCGAttagtctctctctctttcttatcCCCCGTTTCGATGGCCCCGCCCCCGTCTAGTAACGAAATCCGCCGAGCCCTGTACATACAGCCCGCCGCGCACACAAAGCCTGTCGTTAGGGTGTTACGTTTCAGACTCGCCGCCCTCCCCACTCCGTCCCTAGAATCAGCCCATTCTGCAGTACTCGAAAACTGCCTCACTGGCACGGCTTTCGATATGAGAACAATGTGGAATACAAATGACAGGGGATAATACAATGAATACACCCCGGATCTTTAATGGGGTACCCTAAAAATTCGAATGGGTCAAACAGGAAGTCGTTTGTGAAATAAGGAGTTCCCGACATTCCGACTGCATAATGAATTAAGTGGGTTGTAATTGTCAACACGATTT comes from the Erpetoichthys calabaricus chromosome 4, fErpCal1.3, whole genome shotgun sequence genome and includes:
- the LOC114650261 gene encoding mid1-interacting protein 1-B-like, with the protein product MMQISESHNQKHSLLNAMNRFIGAVNNMDQIVMVPSLLRDVPLEYEGKDEVNNPVSNGGAANFFSSSASERDMYSNYVLLKSIRNDIEWGVLQGDERKKDKLGLEGDEGDENLEKLFHFHLNGLHSVLSKLTRKANTLTNRYKQEIGIGGWGH